A genomic segment from Aspergillus puulaauensis MK2 DNA, chromosome 1, nearly complete sequence encodes:
- a CDS encoding uncharacterized protein (COG:Q;~EggNog:ENOG410PI6B;~InterPro:IPR036291,IPR002347;~PFAM:PF00106,PF13561;~go_process: GO:0055114 - oxidation-reduction process [Evidence IEA]), which yields MTEFQIPLESLTSIKDKVVLITGSSSGIGKATVALCLSLGARVIAGDINPPPDEFLQQHGGAEKVSSSLLFEKTDAADWASIRNLFIKGVERFGGIDHVFANAGIGPRSNFLDETFEDGAGELLAPPNLKVLDVNPIGVIYTVRLGVYYLRRSGKDVNQGGSAEGGQRSPGITVTASASSFQDFGAADYTVAKHGVLGILRGLYTDLMHVDSSGSERTRVRLNAISPSWTATGVVPRDVLMGMGVEVQDPEVVARSVVMLFTDSARHGEVIYSWEGRYCEINRCEGGLLNGVSRILPNVMGEGPVMERLKGR from the exons ATGACTGAATTCCAGATCCCACTCGAATCACTCACTTCTATCAAGGACAAAGTCGTCCTCATAACCG GAAGTTCCTCCGGCATCGGCAAAGCAACCGTAGCCCTATGTCTCTCTCTCGGCGCCCGGGTAATAGCCGGCGACATCAACCCGCCCCCAGATGAGTTTCTGCAACAGCACGGAGGAGCAGAGAAAGTCTCATCGTCACTTCTATTCGAGAAAACAGACGCCGCGGATTGGGCGAGTATACGGAACCTGTTCATCAAGGGTGTTGAGCGATTCGGGGGTATAGACCATGTCTTTGCGAATGCGGGGATTGGACCGAGGAGTAATTTTCTTGACGAGACGTTTGAGGATGGTGCGGGTGAGCTTCTTGCGCCGCCGAATTTGAAAGTTCTGGATGTGAATCCTATTGGGGTGATTTATACGGTTCGGTTGGGTGTTTATTATCTGCGTCGTTCGGGCAAGGATGTTAACCAGGGTGGGAGTGCAGAGGGAGGTCAGAGGTCACCTGGTATAACAGTGACAGCATCGGCGTCTTCATTCCAAGACTTTGGCGCGGCGGATTATACAGTTGCGAAGCACGGTGTTCTTGGTATTCTTCGTGGTCTTTATACGGATTTGATGCATGTGGATTCTTCGGGGTCTGAGAGGACGAGAGTCCGATTAAATGCGATTTCGCCATCATGGACGGCCACTGGGGTTGTTCCTCGTGATGTGCTTATGGGTATGGGCGTTGAGGTTCAGGATCCTGAAGTTGTTGCGAGGAGCGTGGTCATGCTGTTTACTGATTCGGCGCGACATGGCGAGGTTATATACAGCTGGGAAGGGAGGTATTGCGAGATCAACCGGTGTGAAGGGGGGTTACTTAACGGAGTATCTAGGATTTTGCCGAATGTGATGGGCGAGGGGCCTGTTATGGAGAGGCTAAAGGGGAGGTAG
- a CDS encoding uncharacterized protein (COG:K;~EggNog:ENOG410PJFM;~InterPro:IPR000182,IPR016181;~PFAM:PF13673,PF13508,PF00583;~go_function: GO:0008080 - N-acetyltransferase activity [Evidence IEA]): MSKTVNFAGLSSQDITAFVRPLSVADVPSCVEVESAFPEPERCSREKFIYRLTVCPEPCLGLFIEKRGNPETETPQLIAHVIGNRVSANRVTDSSMNMPEKWQERNKVTLDSNGGIIGNDSAGRFIGVHSVAVRTEYQGKGLGRDLLKEYAKYVRESIKPADSIVLIAHGHLLRFYESVGFKNLGPSPCEFAGGGWYDMELVV, from the exons ATGTCGAAAACCGTGAACTTCGCTGGGCTTTCAAGCCAGGATATAACCGCCTTCGTTCGTCCATTGTCAGTAGCCGACGTACCGAGCTGTGTCGAGGTCGAGAGCGCCTTTCCAGAGCCTGAACGATGCTCCAGGGAAAAG TTTATATATCGCCTCACAGTATGCCCGGAGCCCTGTCTTGGGTTGTTCATCGAGAAGCGCGGGAATCCAGAAACGGAAACCCCCCAACTCATAGCGCACGTAATCGGGAACAGGGTATCCGCAAACCGAGTCACTGATAGTTCTATGAACATGCCAGAGAAATGGCAAGAGCGCAACAAAGTTACCCTTGATTCAAACGGCGGCATCATTGGCAACGACTCAGCGGGCCGCTTCATCGGTGTGCACTCGGTAGCGGTCCGGACGGAGTACCAGGGCAAGGGACTAGGCAGGGATTTGCTCAAGGAGTATGCTAAATACGTGCGGGAGTCTATCAAACCGGCGGATAGTATTGTGCTCATTGCCCATGGTCATCTGCTTCGGTTTTATGAAAGCGTTGGGTTCAAGAATCTGGGGCCGAGTCCGTGTGAATTTGCTGGTGGGGGGTGGTATGATATG GAATTGGTTGTCTAG
- a CDS encoding putative MFS sugar transporter (COG:G;~EggNog:ENOG410PJJ1;~InterPro:IPR005829,IPR005828,IPR003663,IPR036259, IPR020846;~PFAM:PF00083,PF07690;~TransMembrane:9 (o26-49i121-138o150-170i258-283o295-316i325-345o357-382i394-416o422-443i);~go_component: GO:0016020 - membrane [Evidence IEA];~go_component: GO:0016021 - integral component of membrane [Evidence IEA];~go_function: GO:0022857 - transmembrane transporter activity [Evidence IEA];~go_process: GO:0055085 - transmembrane transport [Evidence IEA]) — translation MDTGIIGPVTVMDGFVEKFGNQSATIHGLLVSSILIPAALSSFFAGYLADKFGRPKGISIGTLIFGLGAALEAGATHVSMFVVGRCIEGIGEGLYLGTLVVYICEISPPNVRGTLTTGPQLLITLGLVVGFFTCYGTARIQSSMSWRTPFLILACLSVVFSVVALTWLVPSPRWLTIHGRKAEANAVWDLLGVSHAEREKSEIEQDRGSIIQGPVSQEVAVTNVPSIDTTVTAVQEGSRSMKHKLFDIFSKDVRSRTALAVFLMAMQQLSGIDGVLYYAPLLFEQAGLASADASFFASGVSALVIFTVTIPALIWADKWGRRHSVIYGGVGISLTMFLMGALYAGKAVHSSTGAGRWVVIVSIYIFAVIFSLSWAVGIKIYAAEIQPQRTRASATSLAHGSNWATNFLVALTTPILLSKSSFGAYFLFGGCSLITAAVCAFYMPETKGRSLDEIEDAFKSKTVKTWSFMKTVRPIARRAPENIRMPVI, via the exons ATGGACACTGGCATCATTGGTCCAGTGACAGTTATGGATGGGTTTGTTGAAAAGTTCGGCAATCAGTCTGCAACGATACACGGTCTGCTGGTGTCTTCGATCTTGATTCCTGCCGCCCTCTCCTCGTTCTTTGCTGGATATTTAGCAGACAAATTTGGGCGCCCCAAAGGGATTAGCATAGGAACCCTGATATTCGGGCTTGGTGCAGCACTTGAAGCCGGTGCTACTCATGTCTCCATGTTTGTCGTCGGGCGTTGCATTGAGGGTATAGGAGAGGGCTTGTACTTGGGTACATTGGTTGT ATATATTTGCGAGATTTCGCCTCCTAATGTCAGGGGGACGTTGACGACTGGCCCGCAGTTACTGATTACTCTAGGCCTTGTAGTTGGATTCTTCACATGTTACGGCACTGCTCGGATCCAATCCTCCATGTCATGGCGGACCCCATTTCTCATTCTGGCTTGTCTTTCCGTCGTGTTTTCCGTGGTTGCACTCACATGGCTCGTTCCATCTCCAAGGTGGCTCACCATTCATGGCCGCAAAGCTGAGGCCAATGCGGTCTGGGATCTGCTGGGCGTTAGCCATGCAGAACGAGAAAAAAGTGAAATCGAACAAGACAGAGGATCCATCATTCAGGGCCCAGTCTCTCAAGAAGTTGCTGTGACCAATGTGCCGAGTATTGATACCACGGTGACAGCGGTACAAGAGGGTAGCCGATCCATGAAACATAAGCTGTTTGATATTTTCTCCAAGGATGTCCGGTCACGTACAGCTCTTGCTGTGTTTTTGATGGCAATGCAGCAGCTAAGCGGGATAGATGGTGTTCTTTAC TATGCTCCCCTACTCTTCGAGCAAGCAGGGCTCGCATCGGCAGATGCCAGCTTCTTCGCGTCCGGTGTCTCAGCCCTCGTTATTTTCACAGTGACCATTCCAGCCCTAATCTGGGCCGATAAATGGGGCCGTCGGCATAGCGTCATATACGGCGGCGTTGGTATTAGTCTCACCATGTTTCTAATGGGCGCACTTTATGCAGGCAAAGCAGTGCACAGCTCAACTGGGGCAGGGCGCTGGGTCGTCATTGTCTCTATTTATATCTTCGCTGTGATATTCTCCCTAAGCTGGGCTGTCGGCATCAAGATTTATGCCGCCGAAATTCAACCGCAAAGGACCCGCGCCTCAGCTACCAGTCTAGCGCACGGCAGCAACTGGGCCACAAACTTCCTTGTCGCTCTTACCACACCAATTCTGCTATCCAAGAGTAGCTTTGGggcttattttctttttggtGGGTGTTCATTGATCACGGCTGCGGTCTGTGCTTTCTATATGCCCGAGACCAAGGGTCGGTCGTTGGATGAGATCGAGGACGCATTCAAATCCAAGACGGTGAAAACCTGGTCATTTATGAAGACTGTTCGACCGATCGCCCGGAGAGCGCCTGAAAATATTAGAATGCCTGTGATCTAA
- the RET1 gene encoding DNA-directed RNA polymerase III core subunit RET1 (COG:K;~EggNog:ENOG410PG3S;~InterPro:IPR007120,IPR007121,IPR037034,IPR037033, IPR015712,IPR014724,IPR007642,IPR007641,IPR007647, IPR007646,IPR007645,IPR007644;~PFAM:PF04561,PF00562,PF04567,PF04566,PF04563, PF04565,PF04560;~go_function: GO:0003677 - DNA binding [Evidence IEA];~go_function: GO:0003899 - DNA-directed 5'-3' RNA polymerase activity [Evidence IEA];~go_function: GO:0032549 - ribonucleoside binding [Evidence IEA];~go_process: GO:0006351 - transcription, DNA-templated [Evidence IEA]) translates to MPPRKRATAPVSVRAAHSAEAGASSKTTTESARRKRAAQSKEAKETSNSEHPTQSGEDHAADTEQTEQVPEPQYPYRHRDPFDALLEPFYANKSLTDPINTAKDKWNLLPAFLKVKGLVKQHIDSYNYLVEVQLKKIVESSNTIRSDVDHNFYIKFTDIYLGFPRRADEPQDVRTEFDESTVTPQECRLRDTTYAAPIQVDFEYIRGRQRVRRKGVAIGRMPVMLRSSKCVLANKSPAQMTVLNECPLDPGGYFIVNGTEKVILVQEQLSKNRIIVETDPKKEIVQASVTSSSNERKSKSYIILKKDRLYVKHNVLSEDIPIVILLKAMGIHTDKEMMLLVAGVDKVYQEDFAINFEEAIKVGVFTQQQALEWIGSRIKINRKQMSYRRTHVQEAVEAIASVIISHIEVKDMNFRPKAIYVANMARRVLMAKNDAALVDDRDYLGNKRLELAGQLLALLFEDLFKKFCFDIKMNIDKVLNKRNRAEAFDAWSVIGMHSNHITQGMNRAISTGNWSLKRFRMERAGVTHVLSRLSYIAALGMMTRISSQFEKTRKVSGPRALQPSQFGMICLADTPEGEACGLVKNLALMTHITTNDEEGPIRNLIFMLGAEDIQTVGGKEIYAPGCYTISINGTPMALTRRPKHFLNAFRRLRRMGRISEFVSIYINHHQRAVHVATDDGRICRPLIIVENGKSCVKKHHLRKLRDGTMQFDDFLAQGLVEYVDVNEENDSLIAIYEKDISDTTTHMEIEPFTILGAVAGLIPYPHHNQSPRNTYQCAMGKQAIGAIASNQFLRIDSILYLMVYPQKPMVKSRTIELTRYDQLPAGQNATVAVMSYSGYDIEDALVLNKGSVDRGFGRCQVFRKYVTNMKSYSNGTKDILNPPTYENDAPIRKHALLENDGLAAVGEQVNSGEVYINKSTPDQSLASGFPASDSGRPISYNPTPMTYKLPDPSYVDKVMVSCTENENQIIKVLTRQTRRPEVGDKFSSRHGQKGVTGIIADQADMPFTDQGINPDIIMNPHGFPSRMTVGKMLELVAGKAGVLSGQHGYGTCFGGSPVEEMSQILIDKGFSYGGKDYLTSGITGEALPFYVFTGPIYYQKLKHMVQDKMHSRARGPRATLTRQPTEGRSRDGGLRLGEMERDCLIAYGTSQLLLERLMISSDRHEVDVCEQCGFMGYLNWCQRCKSSRSVVKMIIPYAAKLLIQELMSMNVTARLKLDDEFPETKGR, encoded by the exons ATGCCACCCCGCAAGCGAGCCACGGCTCCTGTCAGTGTGCGAGCTGCGCATTCTGCAGAG GCCGGAGCATCGTCTAAAACGACGACGGAATCTGCACGACGGAAGCGCGCCGCTCAATCCAAGGAGGCTAAGGAGACGTCGAATTCCGAGCACCCAACTCAAAGCGGAGAAGACCATGCTGCCGATACAGAGCAGACAGAGCAGGTTCCGGAGCCGCAATACCCATACCGTCACCGCGATCCATTTGATGCGCTCCTGGAGCCCTTTTATGCCAATAAATCTTTGACCGATCCGATTAACACTGCCAAAGACAAATGGAATTTGTTGCCCGCGTTTTTGAAGGTCAAGGGTTTGGTGAAGCAGCACATTGACTCATACAACTACCTTGTGGAAGTTCAGTTGAAGAAAATTGTCGAGTCGAGTAATACGATTCGCAGCGATGTCGACCACAATTTTTATATCAAGTTTACCGATATCTACCTTGGATTCCCTCGCCGAGCGGACGAGCCTCAGGATGTCCGTACCGAATTCGACGAATCGACTGTGACTCCACAAGAGTGCCGGTTGCGCGATACGACATATGCCGCTCCTATCCAGGTCGACTTTGAATATATTCGAGGCCGCCAGAGGGTGAGGAGAAAGGGTGTCGCTATTGGTAGAATGCCGGTTATGCTTCGCAGTTCGAAGTGTGTGTTGGCGAACAAGTCCCCTGCGCAGATGACCGTGCTCAACGAGTGTCCTCTTGATCCTGGTGGATACTTCATCGTCAATGGAACCGAGAAGGTGATACTCGTTCAGGAACAGTTGAGCAAGAACAGAATTATTGTTGAAACGGATCCCAAGAAAGAGATAGTCCAGGCTTCAGTTACAAG TTCCTCAAACGAGCGTAAATCTAAGAGTTACATCATCCTGAAGAAGGATAGGTTATACGTCAAGCACAACGTTCTTAGCGAGGATATCCCCATCGTCATTCTTCTCAAAGCGATGGGCATACACACCGACAAAGAAATGATGCTTTTAGTTGCTGGTGTGGACAAAGTTTACCAAGAAGATTTCGCGATCAACTTCGAGGAGGCCATCAAGGTTGGCGTTTTTACACAGCAGCAGGCGCTTGAATGGATTGGTTCTCGAATCAAGATCAACCGTAAGCAGATGTCTTACCGCCGAACCCACGTTCAAGAGGCTGTCGAGGCTATTGCGTCGGTCATCATTTCCCATATCGAAGTCAAGGATATGAATTTCCGTCCCAAAGCCATTTACGTTGCAAACATGGCTCGCCGTGTGCTCATGGCCAAGAACGATGCTGCTTTGGTTGATGATCGTGATTATTTGGGAAACAAGAGATTGGAGTTGGCTGGGCAGCTGCTGGCTCTCCTTTTTGAAGATCTTTTCAAGAAGTTTtgcttcgatatcaagaTGAACATTGATAAGGTTCTGAACAAGCGCAACCGAGCGGAGGCTTTTGACGCTTGGAGTGTTATTGGCATGCACAGCAATCATATCACGCAGGGCATGAACCGAGCTATCTCAACAGGTAACTGGAGTTTGAAGCGTTTCCGTATGGAACGTGCTGGTGTTACCCACGTGCTCAGTCGGCTGAGTTATATCGCCGCTCTCGGAATGATGACACGTATCAGCAGTCAGTTCGAGAAGACGAGAAAGGTCAGCGGTCCCAGAGCTCTGCAACCCTCGCAGTTTGGAATGATCTGTCTGGCGGATACTCCGGAAGGTGAAGCCTGTGGTCTTGTGAAGAACCTTGCCCTTATGACACATATTACGACGAACGACGAAGAAGGTCCAATAAGGAACCTTATTTTCATGCTTGGTGCAGAAGACATCCAAACCGTAGGTGGGAAGGAGATTTATGCGCCTGGCTGCTACACAATCTCAATCAACGGTACACCAATGGCGCTAACACGACGTCCGAAACATTTCTTGAACGCATTCCGAAGGCTACGGCGAATGGGCAGGATCTCCGAGTTCGTGAGTATCTACATCAATCACCACCAGCGTGCTGTGCACGTTGCAACCGACGATGGACGAATTTGCCGGCCGCTCATTATTGTCGAAAATGGCAAGTCGTGCGTCAAGAAGCATCATCTTCGCAAACTCCGTGACGGGACGATGCAATTTGACGACTTCCTTGCTCAGGGTTTGGTAGAATACGTGGACGTCAATGAGGAGAACGATTCGTTGATCGCAATCTATGAGAAGGATATCAGCGACACGACCACGCACATGGAGATTGAACCATTCACGATTCTAGGTGCTGTCGCTGGTCTGATTCCTTACCCCCATCACAACCAGTCTCCGCGTAACACCTACCAATGTGCTATGGGTAAACAAGCGATTGGAGCTATCGCATCAAACCAGTTCCTCCGCATAGATTCCATCCTTTACTTGATGGTCTACCCACAGAAGCCCATGGTCAAATCACGCACGATTGAATTGACCAGATATGATCAGCTTCCGGCCGGTCAAAACGCTACCGTTGCTGTCATGAGTTATTCTGGTTACGATATTGAGGATGCACTGGTCTTGAACAAGGGCTCAGTCGACCGAGGCTTTGGCCGCTGCCAGGTCTTCCGCAAATATGTCACCAACATGAAGAGTTATTCCAACGGAACGAAGGACATCTTGAACCCGCCCACCTATGAGAACGACGCGCCAATCAGGAAGCACGCTCTGCTAGAAAACGATGGTTTGGCAGCCGTTGGCGAACAAGTCAATTCTGGAGAGGTTTACATCAACAAGTCCACACCAGATCAATCATTGGCATCAGGTTTCCCGGCATCCGATTCAGGCCGGCCGATTAGCTACAATCCGACCCCGATGACTTACAAACTCCCTGACCCCTCCTACGTCGACAAGGTTATGGTTTCCTGTACCGAGAACGAGAACCAAATCATCAAGGTTCTTACGCGCCAGACCAGACGGCCTGAAGTTGGTGACAAGTTTTCATCCCGCCACGGACAAAAGGGTGTTACTGGTATCATTGCCGATCAAGCGGACATGCCGTTCACTGACCAGGGTATCAACCCTGATATTATCATGAACCCCCACGGTTTCCCTTCCCGTATGACAGTCGGAAAGATGTTGGAGCTTGTCGCAGGCAAAGCTGGTGTTCTTTCCGGACAGCACGGTTACGGAACCTGCTTCGGTGGCAGCCCGGTTGAGGAAATGTCCCAGATTCTGATCGACAAGGGGTTCAGTTACGGTGGCAAGGACTATCTTACCTCCGGCATCACTGGCGAAGCCCTCCCATTTTACGTCTTTACCGGTCCCATCTACTACCAGAAACTGAAGCACATGGTTCAAGACAAGATGCATTCGCGTGCCCGTGGTCCCCGTGCCACGCTTACTCGCCAGCCAACAGAAGGTCGTTCTCGAGACGGAGGTCTGCGTCTCGGAGAGATGGAGCGTGATTGTTTGATCGCGTACGGCACCAGCCAACTTCTCCTAGAGCGTCTGATGATCTCGTCCGATCGCCACGAGGTTGATGTCTGCGAGCAGTGCGGCTTTATGGGTTACCTGAACTGGTGTCAACGATGCAAGTCCTCGAGAAGCGTCGTGAAGATGATCATCCCGTATGCGGCCAAGCTTCTTATCCAGGAACTTATGAGTATGAACGTGACAGCCCGGTTAAAGCTCGACGACGAGTTCCCTGAGACGAAGGGTCGGTAG
- a CDS encoding TMEM53 family protein (COG:S;~EggNog:ENOG410PRFH;~InterPro:IPR029058,IPR008547;~MEROPS:MER0213608;~PFAM:PF05705) produces MASPLQKVDYLAPFTKLSSCIYVSEPDTSAEDTGYYPETIVVAFWMNAFSRSLVKYIAGYRQLAPRARIIFIRTSSSEFILRPTKRAQYARLAPAVEALRALPTDSPVFFHMFSNGGVFATTHLLEAYQKATGGPLRISSTVIDSAPGTATLSASIKAFSYILPKRWLLRLFGKLLLYTYLASVFTLGKVVGKVLGIRDVVSVARQAINDGQLVRGINKAGPPKRCYIYSDADELVSWKDVEKHASDAELKGFPVRREKFSGTEHVAHMRADPERYWNTVKLYLNDPGLLSRVRTTKTPASLIFE; encoded by the coding sequence ATGGCGTCGCCTCTGCAGAAAGTGGACTATCTAGCTCCATTCACCAAGCTCTCTTCCTGCATATATGTCTCAGAGCCAGACACCTCAGCTGAAGACACGGGATATTATCCCGAAACAATTGTTGTTGCGTTCTGGATGAATGCGTTTTCGCGATCCTTAGTCAAGTATATCGCTGGGTACCGGCAACTTGCCCCTCGCGCGAGAATCATTTTTATCCGAACATCCTCCTCTGAATTCATCCTCCGTCCCACAAAGCGGGCGCAGTATGCCCGTCTTGCGCCCGCTGTCGAGGCTCTGCGTGCCCTTCCTACAGACAGCCCAGTGTTTTTTCACATGTTCTCTAACGGGGGCGTATTCGCTACCACGCATCTCCTCGAAGCCTATCAAAAGGCTACCGGTGGTCCACTCCGTATTTCCTCTACGGTTATTGATAGTGCACCCGGGACAGCTACGCTCTCCGCATCCATCAAAGCCTTTTCTTATATTCTGCCTAAGAgatggcttcttcgtctttttGGCAAGCTCCTCTTATACACTTACTTGGCATCCGTTTTCACCCTTGGTAAGGTGGTTGGAAAAGTGCTTGGTATTCGCGATGTAGTCAGCGTCGCCCGCCAGGCCATCAATGATGGCCAGCTAGTCCGCGGAATTAACAAAGCCGGCCCCCCGAAGCGGTGCTATATTTACTCGGATGCCGATGAGCTTGTTAGCTGGAAGGATGTGGAGAAGCATGCCTCCGATGCGGAATTGAAGGGCTTCCCGGTCCGTCGAGAGAAGTTCTCGGGGACGGAGCATGTTGCACATATGAGAGCTGATCCAGAACGCTACTGGAATACGGTGAAACTATATCTGAATGATCCTGGATTATTGAGTCGAGTCAGGACTACCAAGACGCCGGCGTCGTTGATTTTTGAGTga
- a CDS encoding uncharacterized protein (COG:S;~EggNog:ENOG410PMKQ;~InterPro:IPR013087), translating into MTLYSESFELQPEDEASTQSVNNLIPLDNSEKAGSIDTVFGANSLYSQSLDWLGLPDSGVHDTLWTDPTSSRDGSLTGIIPSSLPTEDFAATLDPRQLSTEHFHYAQDETLDVSFSSTPATVSSDLSNLPCPTKASGPEMTSELGPLARHEEVNCDQNPLHSSNRKRGLPRRRSRYFVSSLGDKTTPVYDSNTNGLNPMQRWEEFPPEDEPASVTAILKAMEETSLLHRTDQPRRGRGKSSSRSRRSISTASCESSASSIGRSSATSSSRSRKRQSQPRLTRNQHKNSKPRIFCCTFCCDRFGSRYEWVRHEKSLHLNLESWYCAPYGPSILSLITGKHLCAYCNAMEPSQEHLLEHNYDSCQNLSNELRSFRRKDHLVQHLRHTHNVQELPPLDDWKIEVKSITSRCGFCDMNFDNWDDRTSHLAKHFHRGSTMKDWKGDHGFDPHIRAQLKNAYPPYLLGWESECIVPFSATNKDAHDQYTPLMSGINVAGETECIKGANQELAPGDQTESDLPGFLDVFTRHLSQYARKQMEVGVVPTDEMFQKEARRVLFDSEDAWDQTVADNQDWLASFRQLHINPAGNSANHGPS; encoded by the coding sequence ATGACGCTTTATTCTGAATCATTTGAGTTGCAGCCTGAGGATGAAGCCTCTACTCAAAGCGTCAACAATCTTATTCCCTTAGACAACAGCGAGAAAGCGGGGTCAATTGACACTGTGTTCGGTGCCAATTCATTATACAGTCAATCCTTGGATTGGCTTGGGCTACCTGATTCTGGTGTCCACGATACGCTTTGGACAGATCCAACATCCTCAAGAGATGGCTCATTAACCGGCATCATTCCGTCGTCGTTGCCCACCGAGGACTTTGCGGCGACTTTAGATCCACGACAACTTTCAACAGAACACTTCCATTATGCCCAAGACGAGACCCTGGATGTCAGTTTCTCAAGCACACCAGCAACGGTCTCTAGTGACCTGTCTAATTTGCCATGTCCCACAAAAGCCAGTGGCCCGGAAATGACTTCGGAACTTGGGCCACTAGCCAGGCACGAAGAAGTCAATTGTGACCAAAACCCTCTCCATTCTTCCAACAGGAAGCGTGGGCTTCCTAGACGGAGGAGTCGATATTTCGTGTCAAGTTTAGGAGACAAAACTACCCCTGTGTATGATTCGAATACAAATGGATTGAACCCTATGCAACGATGGGAAGAATTCCCGCCTGAGGATGAACCAGCCTCCGTCACAGCGATTCTCAAAGCCATGGAGGAGACATCATTGTTACATCGTACCGACCAACCGAGGCGTGGTCGTGGTAAATCTTCGTCTCGGTCCCGCCGGTCAATATCAACCGCAAGCTGTGAGTCAAGCGCGTCATCTATAGGTCGGTCATCTGCTACCAGCTCGTCACGTAGTCGAAAGCGTCAATCGCAACCGCGGCTGACCAGGAATCAGCACAAAAACAGCAAACCCCGCATATTCTGTTGCACTTTCTGCTGTGATCGCTTCGGCAGCAGATACGAATGGGTTAGGCATGAAAAATCGCTACATTTGAATCTAGAAAGCTGGTATTGCGCACCATATGGACCTTCGATCCTTTCTTTGATTACGGGAAAACATTTATGTGCCTACTGCAATGCGATGGAGCCATCCCAGGAGCACCTCTTGGAACATAACTATGATTCTTGTCAGAATCTATCTAATGAGCTTCGGTCCTTTCGTCGAAAGGACCATCTCGTACAACATCTCCGTCACACGCATAATGTGCAAGAATTACCGCCGCTAGATGACTGGAAAATCGAAGTAAAAAGTATCACGTCGAGGTGTGGCTTTTGTGATATGAACTTTGACAACTGGGATGATCGCACTTCACATCTGGCCAAGCATTTCCACAGAGGGTCGACAATGAAGGACTGGAAAGGAGACCACGGGTTTGACCCTCATATTAGAGCACAGTTGAAAAATGCGTACCCACCATATCTTCTCGGTTGGGAGTCCGAGTGCATAGTACCGTTTTCTGCAACAAATAAAGATGCGCACGACCAATATACACCGCTCATGTCAGGGATCAACGTGGCCGGGGAAACTGAATGTATCAAAGGTGCGAACCAGGAGCTTGCACCTGGTGACCAAACAGAGTCAGATCTCCCGGGGTTTTTGGACGTGTTTACACGCCATCTCAGCCAATACGCAAGAAAGCAGATGGAAGTCGGTGTTGTACCTACGGATGAAATGTTTCAGAAGGAGGCCCGAAGGGTGCTCTTCGATAGCGAGGATGCCTGGGACCAAACCGTGGCTGACAACCAAGACTGGCTTGCTTCGTTTCGCCAATTACATATTAATCCTGCTGGGAACTCGGCGAATCATGGTCCATCTTGA